The Streptomyces sp. HSG2 genome has a segment encoding these proteins:
- a CDS encoding ABC transporter ATP-binding protein, whose translation MIRFEHVRVTYDGADEPTVRDIDLSVPEGELALLIGPSGVGKSTLLGAVAGLVPHFTGGTLGGRVTVAGRDTRTHRPRDLADLVGVVGQDPVAHFVTDTVEEELAYGMESLGLPPEVMRRRVEETLDLLGLAELRDRPIGTLSGGQRQRVAIGSVLTPHPAVLVLDEPTSALDPVAAEEVLAVLQRLVHDLGTTVLMAEHRLERVVQYADRVVLLPGPGAAAVVGPPAEVMAVSPVRPPVVDLGRLAGWSPLPLTIRDARRRAAPLRERLATAAPDGPTSTAPVGGKPSAPGGADRRTAGAAGRRDDRDQAPPPGAEAPRGASRTGGTGRPRWARRRPREDAGGSPRGLRRHAAEPGTVEGPAADARAVRVRHGGPEVLRGVDLSVSAGETVALMGRNGAGKSTLLAALAGLVAPSSGTVRVSGTVPHRARPRDLVRRVGLVPQEPRDLLYADTVAAECAAADADAGATAGTCRTLLTRLLPGVADDAHPRDLSEGGRLTLALAVVLTARPPLLLLDEPTRGLDYAAKSRLTTILRGLAADGHAIVLATHDVELAVELAHRVVLLAQGEVIADGPTADVAVASPSFAPQVAKILAPLGWLTVSQVREVLS comes from the coding sequence TTGATCCGCTTCGAGCACGTCCGGGTGACGTACGACGGAGCGGACGAACCCACCGTCCGCGACATCGACCTGTCCGTACCGGAGGGCGAACTCGCCCTGCTGATCGGCCCGTCGGGGGTGGGCAAGTCCACACTGCTGGGCGCGGTCGCCGGCCTGGTGCCGCACTTCACCGGCGGGACACTGGGCGGCCGGGTCACGGTGGCCGGGCGCGACACCCGCACCCACAGGCCGCGCGACCTCGCCGATCTGGTCGGCGTGGTGGGCCAGGACCCCGTCGCCCACTTCGTGACGGACACGGTGGAGGAGGAACTGGCCTACGGGATGGAGTCGTTGGGGCTGCCGCCGGAGGTGATGCGGCGCCGGGTGGAGGAGACGCTCGACCTGCTGGGCCTGGCCGAACTGCGCGACCGTCCGATCGGCACGCTGTCCGGCGGCCAGCGGCAGCGGGTCGCGATCGGTTCGGTCCTCACCCCGCACCCCGCGGTACTGGTCCTGGACGAGCCGACGTCGGCACTGGACCCGGTCGCGGCCGAGGAGGTGCTGGCGGTGCTGCAACGACTGGTGCACGACCTCGGCACGACGGTGCTGATGGCGGAGCACCGACTGGAACGCGTCGTGCAGTACGCCGACCGGGTCGTCCTGCTCCCGGGCCCGGGCGCGGCCGCGGTCGTGGGCCCGCCCGCAGAGGTGATGGCCGTCTCGCCGGTGCGCCCCCCGGTGGTGGACCTGGGCCGCCTCGCCGGCTGGTCCCCGCTGCCGCTGACGATCCGCGACGCCCGCCGCCGGGCGGCACCGCTGCGGGAGCGCCTGGCGACCGCGGCCCCGGACGGGCCGACGAGCACCGCGCCCGTCGGCGGGAAGCCGTCCGCCCCCGGCGGCGCGGACCGGCGGACCGCGGGGGCCGCCGGCCGACGCGACGATCGGGACCAGGCCCCGCCTCCGGGGGCGGAAGCGCCCCGAGGAGCGTCGCGGACCGGCGGGACCGGACGGCCCCGGTGGGCACGGCGGCGCCCTCGCGAGGACGCCGGGGGGAGCCCCCGCGGGCTCCGCCGACACGCGGCGGAACCCGGCACAGTCGAGGGTCCGGCCGCCGACGCGCGCGCGGTCCGCGTCCGACACGGCGGGCCGGAGGTGCTGCGCGGCGTCGACCTGTCCGTGTCCGCCGGCGAGACGGTCGCGCTGATGGGGCGCAACGGCGCGGGCAAGTCGACCCTGCTCGCCGCCCTCGCCGGCCTCGTCGCGCCCTCCTCCGGGACCGTCCGGGTCTCCGGGACGGTCCCGCACCGCGCGCGCCCCCGCGATCTGGTGCGCCGGGTCGGCCTGGTCCCCCAGGAGCCGCGCGACCTGCTGTACGCCGACACCGTCGCCGCCGAGTGCGCGGCGGCCGACGCGGACGCGGGAGCGACCGCCGGCACCTGCCGGACGCTGCTCACGCGGTTGCTGCCCGGCGTGGCGGACGACGCCCATCCCCGGGACCTCTCCGAGGGCGGTCGGCTGACCCTCGCCCTGGCGGTGGTTCTGACCGCCCGCCCGCCCCTGCTGCTGCTGGACGAACCGACCCGGGGCCTGGACTACGCGGCGAAGTCAAGGCTCACCACGATCCTGCGGGGGTTGGCCGCCGACGGACACGCCATCGTCCTCGCCACGCACGACGTGGAACTCGCCGTGGAACTGGCCCACCGGGTCGTCCTGCTCGCCCAGGGCGAGGTGATCGCCGACGGCCCGACGGCGGACGTGGCGGTGGCCTCGCCGTCGTTCGCGCCGCAGGTCGCCAAGATCCTGGCGCCGCTGGGATGGCTGACGGTCTCCCAGGTTCGCGAGGTGCTGTCGTGA
- a CDS encoding energy-coupling factor transporter transmembrane component T, which translates to MPDTPRPAGPAGRTARPARPAPSTGPRSGRAPVHPGAWWLWALGLGVAATRTTNPLLLALLVAVSAVVVTARRPDAPWARSYGAFVRLALVVIAIRLVFTVVFGSAVPGDHVLVTLPEIPLPEWAQGIRLGGRVTAEGLVFACYEALRLAALLVCVGAANALAHPSRLLKSLPGALYEVGVAVVVALTFAPHLIADVRRLRAARRLRGRPDRGVRGVLQVGMPVLEGALERSVALAAAMDARGFGRTAYVSERVRRTTAALTLCGLLGVCVGTYGLLTASGGTYGPPVLIVGLVAALAGLRLGGRRSPRTRYRPDAWDARAWAVAASGAVVAPLLALAATRDPAALAPGVVPLVAPTLPLWPAAAILLGLLPLPLTPAPPSSEESP; encoded by the coding sequence ATGCCCGACACCCCCCGGCCCGCCGGCCCCGCCGGTCGGACGGCGCGGCCGGCGCGACCGGCACCCTCGACCGGACCCCGCTCCGGCCGCGCCCCGGTCCATCCGGGGGCGTGGTGGCTGTGGGCTCTCGGCCTGGGTGTCGCCGCGACCCGCACCACCAACCCGCTGCTCCTCGCGCTCCTCGTGGCGGTCTCGGCCGTGGTGGTGACCGCCCGCCGGCCGGACGCCCCGTGGGCCCGCTCCTACGGCGCCTTCGTCCGGCTCGCCCTGGTGGTGATCGCCATTCGGCTCGTCTTCACGGTGGTCTTCGGCTCGGCCGTGCCCGGAGACCACGTCCTGGTCACCCTCCCCGAGATCCCGCTCCCGGAGTGGGCCCAGGGCATCCGGCTCGGCGGGCGGGTCACGGCCGAGGGTCTCGTCTTCGCCTGCTACGAGGCCCTGCGCCTGGCCGCACTACTCGTCTGCGTGGGGGCCGCCAACGCGCTCGCCCATCCCTCCCGCCTCCTGAAATCGCTGCCGGGCGCCCTCTACGAGGTCGGGGTGGCCGTCGTCGTCGCACTCACCTTCGCCCCGCATCTGATCGCCGACGTGCGCAGGCTGCGCGCGGCCCGCAGGCTCCGCGGGCGTCCCGACCGGGGGGTGCGCGGCGTGCTCCAGGTCGGCATGCCGGTGCTGGAGGGCGCCCTGGAACGATCCGTCGCGCTGGCGGCCGCGATGGACGCCCGAGGCTTCGGCCGGACGGCGTACGTGTCCGAGCGGGTGCGTCGCACCACCGCGGCGCTGACGCTGTGCGGCCTGTTGGGCGTCTGCGTGGGCACCTACGGCCTGCTGACGGCGTCCGGCGGCACCTACGGGCCGCCCGTCCTGATCGTCGGGCTGGTCGCCGCCCTGGCCGGGCTCCGGCTGGGCGGCAGACGCTCGCCCCGCACCCGCTACCGCCCCGACGCCTGGGACGCCAGGGCCTGGGCCGTCGCCGCGTCGGGGGCGGTCGTCGCCCCCCTGCTGGCCCTGGCCGCCACGCGGGACCCGGCGGCGCTGGCGCCCGGTGTGGTGCCGCTGGTCGCGCCCACCCTCCCGTTGTGGCCGGCCGCGGCGATCCTCCTCGGTCTTCTGCCGCTCCCGCTCACCCCCGCACCGCCGTCCTCCGAGGAGTCCCCTTGA
- a CDS encoding SCO2322 family protein, with protein sequence MTRRVALPLLTALLSVCAVLVGAGQAGAAGYRYWSFWEHDGGAWVYATQGPSLARPDDGSVQGFRFAVSEDSSDAARPRGVSDFAAVCAGTPATDGTKRVALVLDFGTASDAPDGETPPEPRAACARVAPEATTADALAAVAGPLRYDSSALLCAIAGYPHKGCGEPVSVGGEQADSASGSGRETDDPAGDGGPSAGLLAGLAGVAALGGVAVWQARRRGPR encoded by the coding sequence GTGACCCGGCGCGTCGCGCTCCCGCTCCTGACCGCGCTCCTGTCGGTCTGCGCCGTCCTGGTCGGCGCGGGGCAGGCGGGGGCGGCCGGGTACCGCTACTGGTCCTTCTGGGAGCACGACGGCGGCGCCTGGGTCTACGCGACCCAGGGGCCCTCCCTCGCCCGACCCGACGACGGCTCCGTCCAGGGCTTCCGCTTCGCGGTGAGCGAGGACTCCTCGGACGCGGCCCGCCCGCGCGGCGTGAGCGACTTCGCCGCCGTCTGCGCCGGGACCCCGGCGACGGACGGCACCAAACGGGTGGCCCTCGTCCTCGACTTCGGCACGGCCTCCGACGCGCCGGACGGCGAGACCCCGCCGGAGCCGCGCGCCGCGTGCGCCCGGGTGGCGCCCGAGGCGACGACGGCGGACGCCCTGGCCGCCGTCGCGGGCCCGCTCCGGTACGACTCGTCCGCGCTGCTGTGCGCCATCGCCGGCTATCCGCACAAGGGGTGCGGCGAGCCGGTGTCGGTCGGCGGCGAACAGGCGGACTCCGCGTCCGGGTCGGGGCGGGAGACGGACGACCCGGCCGGCGACGGGGGCCCCTCGGCGGGCCTCCTCGCGGGCCTGGCGGGGGTCGCCGCGCTCGGCGGGGTCGCGGTGTGGCAGGCCCGACGACGCGGACCCCGGTAG
- a CDS encoding prenyltransferase/squalene oxidase repeat-containing protein produces MTIRRRAVAALAAIAVLGATAPAALAADPSPSAPDGLYGTSDPQYDGVWRQSLALLAQDAAGVRPAESAVGWLTGTQCQDGAFPSFRADTDADCDADVPVDTNSTAAAVQALTALGGHEEATARAVDWLRAAQNADGGWGYTPESASEPNSTSLVIGALTVTGHDPDQVVRAGHSPYDALTASALPCGGDTRGAFGFPDQDGEPVPNADATAAGVLGALGGTLVAEPGAEASEPGCEDGEPTRERIAANGAAHLLEETAEEGVLMSALGGAEPRPDYGNTADAVVALAAQGGAALAEEPLRRLREDGPDWAAESGPAAWAQLILAAHAAGGDPRDFGGVDLVARLNATGPEPLADGADTTSDAAAGEADDQASGGSDSSGLGVWWSIGLCLVAVVGVGLLIGGRLRKRRP; encoded by the coding sequence ATGACGATCCGCCGCCGCGCCGTCGCGGCCCTGGCAGCGATAGCCGTGCTCGGCGCGACCGCCCCCGCCGCGCTCGCCGCCGACCCCTCCCCGTCGGCGCCCGACGGCCTGTACGGCACATCGGACCCCCAGTACGACGGCGTGTGGCGCCAGTCCCTGGCTCTCCTGGCCCAGGACGCCGCCGGGGTGCGTCCCGCCGAGAGCGCCGTGGGGTGGCTGACCGGGACGCAGTGCCAGGACGGCGCGTTCCCCTCCTTCCGCGCGGACACCGACGCCGACTGCGACGCGGACGTCCCGGTCGACACCAACAGCACGGCCGCGGCGGTCCAGGCACTGACCGCCCTCGGCGGTCACGAGGAGGCCACCGCCCGGGCCGTGGACTGGCTGCGGGCGGCGCAGAACGCCGACGGCGGCTGGGGCTACACCCCGGAGTCGGCGAGCGAGCCGAACTCCACCTCCCTGGTGATCGGCGCGCTGACCGTCACCGGCCACGACCCGGACCAGGTCGTCCGCGCCGGCCACTCCCCCTACGACGCCCTCACCGCGTCGGCCCTGCCCTGCGGCGGCGACACCCGGGGCGCGTTCGGCTTCCCCGACCAGGACGGCGAGCCGGTGCCCAACGCCGACGCCACGGCGGCCGGGGTCCTCGGGGCCCTCGGGGGCACGCTCGTGGCGGAGCCCGGCGCCGAGGCCTCGGAGCCCGGCTGCGAGGACGGCGAGCCCACCCGGGAGCGGATCGCCGCGAACGGCGCCGCCCACCTCCTGGAGGAGACCGCCGAGGAAGGAGTCCTGATGTCGGCGCTCGGCGGTGCCGAGCCGCGACCCGACTACGGCAACACCGCCGACGCGGTGGTCGCGCTCGCCGCCCAGGGAGGCGCGGCGCTGGCCGAGGAACCGCTGCGCCGGCTCCGGGAGGACGGGCCGGACTGGGCCGCCGAGTCGGGGCCGGCCGCCTGGGCCCAGTTGATCCTCGCCGCGCACGCCGCCGGCGGCGATCCGCGCGACTTCGGTGGCGTCGATTTGGTGGCCCGACTGAACGCGACGGGCCCGGAGCCCCTCGCGGACGGCGCGGACACCACGAGCGACGCGGCGGCGGGCGAGGCCGACGACCAGGCCTCCGGGGGGAGCGACTCCTCCGGCCTCGGCGTCTGGTGGTCGATCGGACTCTGCCTCGTCGCCGTCGTCGGCGTGGGGCTCCTGATCGGCGGACGCCTGCGGAAGCGGCGTCCGTGA
- a CDS encoding aldehyde dehydrogenase, with translation MTERGERLVEHRKLFVGGAWVDPVGQDVVDVVGPHTEEVVGRVPHAGPGDVDRAVAAARRAFDEGPWPRAALAERIEVVARIRDGLAARHEEIARLISTQNGSPYSWSVLAQALGAVMVWDAAITVARGFRHEEDRAGMLGPLLIRREPVGVVAAVVPWNVPQFTAAAKLAPALLAGCAVVLKPAPESPLDAFLLADVAREAGVPEGVLSILPAGRETGEYLVGHPGVEMVSFTGSPAAGRRVMAVAARNLARVTLELGGKSAAVVLPDADLDRAVAGIVPAAWMNNGQACVAQTRVLLPRCRYEEFAEAFAAAAGDLVVGDPLDPATQVGPLVARRQQLRSLDYIRIGREEGAHVLVGGGRPAGLDRGWYVEPTLFGEVGNDMRIAREEIFGPVVCLVPYGDEEEAVRIADDSEYGLSGSVWTADVERGVEVARRVRTGTYSVNTFGLDVFGPFGGYKNSGLGREFGPEGYGEYLEHKMIHLPAGHPAAPAPATDPAGGAE, from the coding sequence ATGACCGAGCGCGGGGAACGGCTTGTGGAACACCGGAAGTTGTTCGTCGGCGGGGCCTGGGTCGATCCGGTGGGCCAGGACGTCGTCGACGTGGTGGGGCCGCACACCGAGGAGGTCGTCGGGCGGGTGCCGCACGCCGGCCCCGGCGACGTGGACCGGGCCGTCGCCGCCGCGCGTCGCGCCTTCGACGAGGGCCCCTGGCCCCGCGCGGCCCTCGCCGAGCGGATCGAGGTCGTGGCCCGGATCCGGGACGGCCTGGCGGCCCGCCACGAGGAGATCGCCCGCCTGATCTCCACGCAGAACGGTTCCCCCTACTCCTGGAGCGTGCTCGCCCAGGCGCTGGGCGCGGTCATGGTGTGGGACGCGGCGATCACCGTGGCGCGGGGCTTCCGCCACGAGGAGGACCGCGCCGGCATGCTGGGGCCGCTCCTGATCCGGCGCGAGCCGGTGGGTGTCGTGGCGGCGGTGGTGCCGTGGAACGTCCCGCAGTTCACCGCGGCGGCCAAGCTGGCCCCGGCGCTGCTGGCGGGCTGCGCGGTCGTGCTCAAGCCGGCGCCGGAGTCGCCGCTGGACGCGTTTTTGCTGGCGGACGTCGCGCGGGAGGCCGGGGTGCCCGAGGGGGTGCTCTCGATCCTGCCGGCGGGCCGCGAGACCGGGGAGTACCTGGTGGGGCACCCGGGCGTGGAAATGGTCTCGTTCACCGGATCGCCGGCCGCCGGCCGACGCGTGATGGCGGTCGCGGCCCGCAATCTCGCCCGCGTCACCTTGGAGTTGGGCGGAAAGTCCGCGGCCGTGGTGCTGCCGGACGCGGACCTCGACCGGGCGGTCGCGGGGATCGTGCCGGCGGCGTGGATGAACAACGGGCAGGCGTGCGTGGCGCAGACGCGGGTCCTGCTGCCCCGCTGCCGATACGAGGAGTTCGCCGAGGCCTTCGCCGCCGCCGCCGGGGACCTGGTGGTGGGCGACCCGCTGGACCCCGCGACGCAGGTCGGCCCGCTCGTCGCCCGACGGCAGCAGCTCCGCAGCCTGGACTACATCCGGATCGGCCGGGAGGAGGGCGCCCACGTCCTGGTCGGCGGTGGCCGACCCGCCGGCCTCGACCGCGGCTGGTACGTCGAGCCGACCCTGTTCGGCGAGGTGGGCAACGACATGAGGATCGCCCGGGAGGAGATCTTCGGGCCGGTGGTCTGCCTCGTCCCCTACGGAGACGAGGAGGAGGCGGTACGGATCGCCGACGACTCCGAATACGGCCTGAGCGGCAGCGTGTGGACGGCCGACGTCGAGCGGGGCGTCGAGGTCGCCCGCCGGGTCCGCACGGGGACCTACTCGGTGAACACCTTCGGCCTGGACGTGTTCGGGCCCTTCGGCGGCTACAAGAACTCCGGCCTGGGACGGGAGTTCGGCCCCGAGGGGTACGGCGAGTACCTGGAGCACAAGATGATCCACCTGCCGGCGGGCCACCCGGCGGCCCCCGCCCCCGCCACCGACCCGGCGGGCGGGGCGGAGTGA
- a CDS encoding ferredoxin, producing MSGAGEAPRPNGAGDRWRVEVDATACVGSAQCVHHAAHAFHLDPFRRSRPVAEETEAEEAVFAAAEYCPVEAITLTHAETGEPVYPPDA from the coding sequence GTGAGCGGGGCGGGCGAGGCGCCCCGTCCGAACGGAGCCGGCGACCGATGGCGGGTCGAGGTCGACGCGACCGCGTGCGTGGGGTCCGCGCAGTGCGTGCACCACGCCGCCCACGCCTTCCACCTGGACCCCTTCCGCCGGTCGCGACCGGTCGCCGAGGAGACGGAGGCCGAGGAGGCGGTGTTCGCCGCCGCCGAGTACTGCCCGGTCGAGGCGATCACGCTGACCCACGCCGAGACCGGCGAACCCGTCTATCCCCCGGATGCCTAG
- a CDS encoding TetR family transcriptional regulator: MDQVIRATATKANGVTPLTKLTRARIDTVAAGPALTERQEARRRRILQAGARLACRGGFDAVQMREVAESSQVALGTLYRYFPSKIHLLVAVMQDQLERLHGTLRRQPPTGDTAGERVARTLMRAFRALQREPHLADAMVRALTFADRSVSPEVDQVSRQTTAIILDAVGGGEQASPEQLSAVRVIEHTWHSALVTWLSGRASIAQVRVDIETVSRLIDLTGPEPRRASAPPAGSRDAGQGGAAPAG; this comes from the coding sequence ATGGATCAGGTGATTCGCGCCACGGCGACCAAGGCGAACGGGGTGACCCCCTTGACCAAGTTGACCAGGGCGCGCATCGACACCGTCGCCGCGGGTCCGGCGCTCACCGAGCGTCAGGAGGCGCGTCGACGACGCATCCTGCAAGCCGGTGCCCGTCTCGCCTGTCGGGGCGGTTTCGACGCCGTGCAGATGCGCGAGGTGGCGGAGTCCTCCCAGGTGGCCCTCGGGACCCTCTACCGGTACTTCCCCTCCAAGATCCATCTGTTGGTCGCCGTGATGCAGGACCAATTGGAGCGACTCCACGGCACCCTGCGCCGGCAACCCCCCACCGGGGACACCGCGGGCGAGCGGGTGGCGCGAACGTTGATGCGCGCCTTCCGCGCCCTGCAACGCGAACCCCACCTGGCGGACGCCATGGTCAGGGCGCTCACCTTCGCCGACCGCAGCGTCTCGCCCGAGGTCGACCAGGTGTCGCGGCAGACGACCGCGATCATCCTGGACGCGGTGGGCGGCGGCGAGCAGGCGAGCCCGGAGCAGCTCTCGGCGGTCCGGGTCATCGAGCACACCTGGCATTCGGCGCTGGTGACCTGGCTGTCCGGACGGGCTTCCATCGCCCAGGTCAGGGTGGACATCGAGACGGTGTCCCGGCTGATCGACCTGACCGGGCCTGAGCCGCGCCGGGCGTCCGCGCCCCCTGCGGGCTCTCGCGACGCCGGACAGGGGGGCGCCGCCCCCGCCGGCTAG
- a CDS encoding glycosyltransferase family 4 protein — MTAEASQAGPRTGRAADGERPLRIALLTYKGNPFCGGQGVYVRHLSRELARLGHRVEVIGAQPYPVLDALDLPEDAPGREPPPHGTPRGPRLTELPSLDLYRASDPFRTPGIAEYRDWIDAVEVGTMWTGGFPEPLTFSLRARRHLRSRRGDFDVVHDNQTLGYGLLGDLGAPLVTTVHHPITVDRRLELDAAEGFRRRCSVRRWYAFTRMQKRVARRLPSVLTVSGSSRQEIVDDLGVRPDRVHVVHIGADTDLFSPDPSVPRVPGRIVTTSSADVPLKGLVFLVEALASVRAERPEAHLVVVGKRPEEGPVARAITRRGLGRAVEFVKGVSDAELVDLVRSAEVACVPSLYEGFSLPAAEAMATGTPLLATTGGAVPEVAGTDGETCLAVPPGDSDALAAGLSRLLGDRTLRERLGAAGRERVLRHFTWASAARGTVARYREAIAAATGEGGTVTPVAAPAPTEGSGASPAGPAGPPAPSAGPSPSVSAAPDRESRATC; from the coding sequence GTGACCGCTGAGGCCAGTCAAGCGGGCCCTCGCACAGGCCGGGCCGCGGACGGCGAGCGACCGCTCCGCATCGCCCTCCTCACCTACAAGGGGAACCCGTTCTGCGGCGGCCAAGGCGTCTACGTCCGTCACCTCTCCCGCGAACTCGCCCGCCTCGGCCACCGGGTCGAGGTGATCGGCGCCCAGCCCTACCCCGTCCTCGACGCGCTCGACCTCCCCGAGGACGCCCCGGGGCGAGAACCCCCGCCCCACGGCACGCCGCGCGGGCCCCGGCTGACCGAACTGCCCAGCCTCGACCTGTACCGGGCCTCCGACCCCTTCCGCACCCCGGGAATCGCCGAGTACCGGGACTGGATCGACGCCGTCGAGGTCGGCACGATGTGGACCGGCGGCTTCCCCGAGCCGCTGACCTTCTCCCTGCGCGCCCGCCGCCATCTACGCTCCCGCCGAGGCGACTTCGACGTCGTCCACGACAACCAGACGCTCGGCTACGGGCTCCTCGGCGACCTCGGCGCGCCCCTCGTCACCACCGTGCACCACCCCATCACCGTCGACCGACGACTGGAGTTGGACGCCGCCGAGGGCTTCCGGCGCCGCTGCTCCGTGCGCCGCTGGTACGCCTTTACCCGGATGCAGAAGCGCGTCGCCCGCCGGCTGCCGTCCGTCCTCACCGTCTCCGGCAGCTCCCGGCAGGAGATCGTCGACGATCTCGGGGTCCGCCCGGACCGCGTGCACGTCGTCCACATCGGCGCCGACACCGACTTGTTCTCCCCCGACCCGTCCGTGCCCCGCGTGCCGGGCCGGATCGTGACCACCTCCAGCGCCGATGTCCCGCTCAAGGGACTGGTCTTCCTGGTCGAGGCGCTGGCCTCGGTGCGCGCCGAACGGCCCGAGGCGCATCTCGTGGTCGTCGGCAAACGACCCGAGGAGGGGCCCGTCGCCCGGGCGATCACCCGCCGCGGACTCGGGCGCGCCGTCGAGTTCGTCAAGGGCGTATCCGACGCCGAGCTGGTAGACCTGGTGCGTTCGGCCGAGGTCGCGTGCGTGCCGTCCCTGTACGAGGGGTTCTCCCTGCCCGCGGCGGAGGCCATGGCGACCGGCACACCCCTGCTGGCCACGACCGGCGGCGCCGTCCCCGAGGTCGCCGGGACGGACGGCGAGACCTGCCTCGCGGTGCCGCCGGGCGACAGTGACGCCTTGGCAGCCGGGCTGTCGCGGCTGCTGGGCGACCGGACGCTGCGGGAACGTCTCGGCGCGGCGGGACGCGAACGGGTCCTTCGCCACTTCACCTGGGCGAGTGCCGCGCGGGGGACGGTGGCCCGCTACCGCGAGGCCATCGCCGCCGCGACCGGCGAGGGAGGCACCGTCACCCCGGTCGCGGCGCCCGCGCCCACCGAAGGGTCGGGCGCCTCCCCGGCGGGGCCCGCCGGGCCACCCGCCCCCTCCGCGGGGCCGTCCCCGTCCGTGTCCGCGGCACCCGATCGTGAAAGCAGGGCCACGTGCTGA
- a CDS encoding class I SAM-dependent methyltransferase, translating into MLTVDFSRFPLAAGDRVLDLGCGAGRHAFECYRRGARVVALDRNAEEIREVATWFEAMREAGEAPEGATAAAMEGDALALPFPDESFDVVIISEVMEHIPDDKGVLAEMVRVLRPGGRIAVTVPRYGPEKVCWALSDAYHEVEGGHIRIYRADDLLARMREAGLRPYGTHHAHALHSPYWWLKCAFGVDNDKALPVRAYHKLLVWDIMRKPLATRTAERALNPLIGKSFVAYATKPHLPEAEAA; encoded by the coding sequence GTGCTGACCGTCGACTTCTCCCGGTTCCCGCTCGCCGCCGGGGACCGCGTCCTGGACCTCGGCTGCGGAGCCGGCCGGCACGCCTTCGAGTGCTATCGGCGGGGCGCGCGGGTGGTGGCCCTGGATCGGAACGCCGAGGAGATCCGCGAGGTCGCGACCTGGTTCGAGGCCATGCGCGAGGCCGGGGAGGCCCCCGAGGGCGCGACCGCCGCGGCCATGGAGGGCGACGCCCTGGCCCTGCCCTTCCCCGACGAGTCTTTCGACGTCGTCATCATCTCCGAGGTGATGGAGCACATCCCCGACGACAAGGGCGTGCTGGCCGAGATGGTGCGGGTGCTCCGGCCCGGCGGCCGGATCGCCGTGACCGTGCCCCGCTACGGCCCGGAGAAGGTGTGCTGGGCGCTGTCCGACGCCTACCACGAGGTCGAGGGCGGCCACATCCGCATCTACCGCGCCGACGACCTGCTCGCCCGGATGCGCGAGGCGGGCCTGCGTCCCTACGGCACCCACCACGCCCATGCCCTGCATTCCCCGTACTGGTGGCTGAAGTGCGCGTTCGGCGTGGACAACGACAAGGCGTTGCCGGTGCGCGCCTACCACAAGCTCCTCGTCTGGGACATCATGAGGAAGCCGCTGGCGACCAGGACGGCGGAGCGGGCGCTCAACCCGCTGATCGGCAAGAGCTTCGTGGCCTATGCGACCAAGCCCCACCTGCCCGAGGCGGAAGCCGCGTGA
- a CDS encoding prenyltransferase/squalene oxidase repeat-containing protein has product MTTPRTEHLVLPGVLTAGQAAATVRGILAVQREDGAIPWFRGHHLDPWDHVEAAMALDAAGEHGPAERAYTWLARHQRPDGSWYAAYADGDPSDVVDRGRETNFVAYVAVGVWHHHLATGDDAFLDRMWPTVRAAVEFVLRLQRPGGQIGWRRDDDGTPASEALLTGSSSVHQALRCALAIAEHLEEPQPDWELAVGALRHAIRRHPERFLDKGRYSMDWYYPVLGGALTGAEAADRLAREWDRFVVPGLGVRCVVPNPWVTGGESAELALALWATGEADRALEILKSIRHLRDEDSGLYWTGYVFDDDAVWPRELTTWTAGSVLLAVAALGGHEATCRVFGGEELPRGLDPDCCR; this is encoded by the coding sequence GTGACGACTCCACGGACGGAACACCTGGTCCTGCCCGGGGTCCTGACCGCCGGACAGGCCGCCGCGACGGTGCGCGGCATCCTGGCCGTCCAGCGCGAGGACGGCGCCATCCCCTGGTTCCGAGGTCATCACCTCGACCCCTGGGACCACGTCGAGGCTGCGATGGCCCTGGACGCGGCCGGCGAACACGGGCCGGCCGAGCGCGCCTACACCTGGCTGGCCCGGCACCAGCGACCCGACGGCTCCTGGTACGCCGCCTACGCCGACGGCGACCCCTCCGACGTCGTCGACCGGGGCCGGGAGACCAACTTCGTCGCCTACGTCGCGGTCGGTGTCTGGCACCACCACCTCGCCACCGGCGACGACGCGTTCCTGGACCGGATGTGGCCCACCGTGCGCGCCGCCGTCGAGTTCGTCCTGCGCTTGCAGCGGCCCGGCGGGCAGATCGGCTGGCGGCGCGACGACGACGGCACACCGGCCTCGGAGGCGTTGCTGACCGGCAGTTCCTCTGTCCACCAGGCCCTGCGCTGCGCGCTGGCCATCGCCGAGCACCTGGAGGAGCCGCAGCCCGACTGGGAGTTGGCCGTGGGAGCGCTGCGACACGCCATTCGGCGCCACCCGGAGCGCTTCCTGGACAAGGGCCGCTACTCGATGGACTGGTACTACCCGGTGCTGGGCGGCGCGCTCACCGGGGCGGAGGCCGCGGATCGCCTCGCCCGGGAGTGGGACCGCTTCGTGGTCCCCGGTCTCGGCGTGCGGTGCGTGGTCCCCAACCCGTGGGTCACCGGCGGCGAGTCCGCCGAACTCGCCCTGGCGTTGTGGGCGACGGGCGAGGCCGACCGCGCCCTGGAGATCCTGAAGTCCATCCGGCACCTGCGGGACGAGGACAGCGGGCTCTATTGGACCGGCTACGTCTTCGACGACGACGCCGTCTGGCCCAGGGAGTTGACGACCTGGACGGCCGGGTCCGTCCTGCTGGCCGTGGCCGCCCTCGGCGGTCACGAGGCCACGTGTCGCGTCTTCGGCGGCGAGGAACTGCCCAGGGGGCTCGACCCGGACTGCTGTCGCTGA